One segment of Paraburkholderia bonniea DNA contains the following:
- the glp gene encoding gephyrin-like molybdotransferase Glp, translating to MHSTADALALLLAAARPPGGTECTPTLEACNRVLADDVISPLDVPPMAVSAMDGYAVRQADLLHGERRLAVSQRIAAGHPAQPLAPGTAARIFTGATVPPGADAIVMQEQTEVDPVTHEVAFLHTPQTGEWITAQGADIQRGAVILPAGTRLTPQALGLAASVGCAALNVSRRVRVAVFFTGDELTMPGEPLAPGAIYNSNRFTLRALLENLGCVVTDYGIVPDQFEATRATLHEAAQAHDLILTCGGVSVGDEDHVKPAVEAQGHLMLWQIAMKPGKPLAFGAVRRGAALASGTSITATPDETPDEAFFIGLPGNPVSSLVTFLLFVRPFLLRLAGAHNVMPQALSLRADFTQHKADRRNEFLRARINRSGGLDLFPDQRSAVLTSAVWADGLIDNPPNHLISTGETVRFIPFAELLN from the coding sequence CTGCATTCCACCGCTGATGCACTGGCGTTGTTACTCGCGGCGGCCCGGCCGCCTGGCGGCACGGAATGCACCCCTACGCTTGAAGCCTGTAACCGGGTGTTAGCCGATGACGTGATTTCGCCGCTCGATGTGCCGCCAATGGCCGTTAGCGCGATGGATGGCTATGCGGTGCGCCAAGCCGATTTGCTGCACGGCGAGCGCCGCCTGGCCGTGTCGCAGCGCATCGCGGCTGGGCATCCCGCCCAGCCGCTTGCGCCAGGCACCGCCGCACGGATTTTTACCGGTGCTACGGTGCCGCCCGGAGCGGACGCCATCGTGATGCAGGAGCAAACCGAAGTCGATCCCGTGACTCACGAAGTGGCTTTTCTGCACACGCCCCAGACGGGCGAATGGATCACAGCCCAAGGAGCCGATATCCAGCGCGGCGCGGTAATTCTGCCTGCTGGCACGCGTCTGACACCGCAAGCGCTAGGCCTTGCCGCATCGGTAGGCTGTGCGGCACTCAATGTGTCGCGGCGGGTGCGCGTCGCGGTTTTTTTTACCGGTGATGAATTGACGATGCCCGGTGAGCCTCTCGCGCCCGGGGCAATCTATAACTCAAACCGCTTTACGCTGCGGGCGCTGCTGGAAAACCTTGGCTGTGTCGTGACCGATTACGGCATCGTGCCGGACCAGTTCGAGGCCACGCGCGCGACGTTGCACGAAGCGGCCCAGGCGCACGATCTGATCCTGACCTGCGGGGGCGTATCCGTCGGTGATGAAGACCACGTGAAACCCGCAGTAGAAGCGCAGGGCCATCTGATGCTGTGGCAAATCGCCATGAAGCCGGGCAAGCCGCTCGCATTTGGTGCCGTGCGGCGGGGTGCCGCGCTAGCCAGCGGCACGAGCATCACCGCCACGCCAGATGAAACACCAGATGAAGCGTTCTTTATCGGCTTGCCGGGCAATCCGGTATCGAGCCTCGTGACTTTTTTGCTTTTCGTGCGGCCATTTTTACTGCGCCTCGCGGGCGCGCACAACGTGATGCCACAGGCGCTGTCACTAAGGGCCGATTTCACCCAGCACAAGGCGGACCGCCGCAACGAATTTTTACGTGCCCGAATCAACCGCTCAGGCGGTCTTGACCTCTTTCCTGACCAGCGTTCCGCCGTACTGACTTCGGCGGTCTGGGCCGATGGCCTGATCGACAATCCGCCGAATCACCTGATTAGCACCGGAGAGACGGTGCGCTTTATTCCTTTTGCCGAACTGCTGAACTAA
- the thrC gene encoding threonine synthase encodes MNYLSTRGAGAGERHTFSDILLGGLARDGGLYLPASYPRVSADELTRWRTLSYADLAFEILSKFSDDIPPDDLRALTRRTYTPDIYCNVRHDEQATQITPLKTLGIENGAPLSLLELSNGPTLAFKDMAMQLIGNLFEYALGQHNETLNILGATSGDTGSAAEYAMRGKRGVRVFMLSPHQKMSAFQTAQMYSLQDPNIFNLAVQGVFDDCQDIVKAVSNDHAFKAKYRIGTVNSINWARVVAQVIYYFKGYFAATQSNDERVSFTVPSGNFGNVCAGHIARMMGLPIEKLVVATNENDVLDEFFRTGIYRVRKAAETYHTSSPSMDISKASNFERFVFDLLGRDPARVLQLFRDVEEKGGFDLAASGDFARVKAFGFVSGRSSHADRVAAIRDVFERYHTMIDTHTADGVTVAREHLQPGVPMIVLETAQPVKFGETIREALQREPERPPAFAGLEALPQRFEVLPADVEQIKQFIAAHTDV; translated from the coding sequence ATGAACTATCTTTCCACGCGCGGCGCTGGTGCCGGTGAGCGCCATACTTTTTCCGATATTTTGCTGGGCGGCCTGGCACGCGATGGCGGGCTGTATTTGCCAGCGTCCTATCCCCGGGTGTCGGCCGATGAACTGACGCGCTGGCGCACGCTGTCATATGCCGATCTGGCGTTCGAGATTTTGTCGAAGTTCAGCGACGACATTCCGCCTGACGATCTGCGGGCGCTGACACGCCGCACCTATACCCCGGACATTTATTGCAACGTGCGTCACGACGAGCAGGCCACGCAGATCACGCCGCTCAAAACGCTCGGTATTGAAAACGGCGCGCCGCTGTCGCTGCTTGAACTCTCCAACGGGCCGACGCTCGCATTCAAGGACATGGCGATGCAGTTGATCGGCAACCTGTTCGAATACGCGCTGGGCCAGCACAACGAGACGCTGAATATTCTCGGTGCTACATCCGGCGACACGGGGAGCGCTGCTGAATATGCGATGCGTGGCAAACGTGGTGTGCGCGTGTTCATGCTGTCGCCGCACCAGAAAATGAGCGCGTTTCAGACCGCGCAGATGTATAGCCTGCAAGACCCGAACATCTTCAATCTGGCAGTGCAAGGGGTGTTTGACGATTGCCAGGATATCGTCAAGGCGGTTTCTAACGATCACGCATTCAAGGCGAAATACCGTATCGGCACGGTCAACTCGATCAACTGGGCCCGCGTGGTGGCGCAGGTTATCTATTACTTCAAGGGCTATTTCGCCGCTACGCAGTCGAATGACGAGCGCGTGTCGTTCACGGTGCCCTCTGGCAATTTCGGCAATGTTTGCGCGGGTCATATCGCGCGGATGATGGGGCTGCCGATCGAAAAGCTGGTGGTAGCCACCAACGAAAACGACGTGCTCGATGAGTTTTTCCGCACCGGCATTTACCGCGTGCGCAAGGCGGCCGAGACGTATCACACCAGCAGTCCGAGCATGGATATCTCGAAGGCGTCGAATTTCGAGCGTTTTGTCTTTGACCTGCTTGGCCGTGATCCTGCCCGGGTACTTCAGTTGTTCCGCGATGTCGAAGAAAAGGGCGGTTTTGATCTCGCTGCCAGCGGCGATTTTGCCCGTGTGAAAGCGTTTGGTTTTGTCTCTGGGCGCAGCAGCCATGCTGACCGTGTTGCGGCGATCCGCGATGTATTCGAGCGTTATCACACGATGATTGATACCCACACGGCTGACGGCGTGACCGTGGCGCGTGAGCATCTGCAGCCAGGGGTGCCGATGATCGTGCTGGAGACCGCGCAACCGGTTAAGTTCGGCGAAACCATCCGTGAGGCCTTGCAGCGTGAGCCTGAGCGGCCACCGGCATTTGCCGGGCTGGAAGCGTTGCCGCAGCGCTTCGAGGTCTTGCCCGCCGATGTGGAGCAAATCAAGCAGTTCATCGCGGCTCATACGGATGTTTGA
- a CDS encoding group III truncated hemoglobin gives MSPFLPATATATTPATRHAIPTEANLRALVYAFYDKVRADSLLGPVFEETLHGNWDAHLPKMCAFWSSLVLGTKEYRGNVQQVHQPLPGLEPKHFSHWLFLFLTTVETHYEPAAAVQFMEPALRIAHSLQLSRFGWDYVLPAEQKALLERIAPPRRRVRVIGEPRGEPRNEPGNEPRETSASTAAPSPAGTNGTRET, from the coding sequence ATGAGCCCTTTCTTGCCTGCTACTGCTACTGCTACTACTCCCGCCACGCGGCATGCCATTCCGACCGAAGCGAATCTTCGTGCGCTGGTTTATGCGTTTTACGACAAGGTCCGCGCGGATTCGCTGCTCGGCCCAGTGTTCGAAGAAACGCTCCATGGCAACTGGGACGCGCATTTGCCGAAGATGTGCGCGTTCTGGTCCAGTCTTGTGCTCGGAACAAAGGAATATCGGGGCAACGTACAACAGGTGCACCAGCCGTTGCCAGGCCTCGAACCCAAGCATTTCAGCCACTGGCTATTTTTATTTCTGACTACTGTTGAAACGCACTATGAACCAGCCGCTGCGGTGCAGTTCATGGAGCCCGCGCTGCGCATTGCACACAGTCTGCAGTTGAGCCGCTTTGGCTGGGATTACGTGCTCCCGGCTGAACAAAAAGCACTGCTGGAGCGTATCGCGCCGCCGCGCCGGCGTGTGCGTGTTATAGGCGAACCCCGGGGCGAACCTCGGAATGAGCCGGGAAATGAACCCCGGGAGACCTCAGCATCAACTGCCGCGCCTTCCCCAGCCGGCACAAACGGAACCCGCGAGACATAA
- the moaD gene encoding molybdopterin converting factor subunit 1, producing MNIHLKYFASVREALNCSDEAVSLPDGIATVGQVQAWLRLRGGIWAVTLAEGRPLRMACNHVMTDASRRITEGCEVAFFPPVTGG from the coding sequence ATGAACATTCATCTGAAATATTTCGCCAGCGTGCGTGAAGCGCTCAATTGTTCTGATGAGGCCGTGAGCCTGCCGGACGGCATCGCTACCGTGGGCCAGGTGCAGGCGTGGCTGCGTCTGCGCGGCGGCATCTGGGCCGTCACACTGGCCGAAGGGCGGCCGTTGCGGATGGCCTGTAACCACGTGATGACCGATGCCAGCCGCCGTATTACCGAGGGCTGTGAGGTGGCTTTTTTTCCACCGGTCACGGGCGGTTGA
- a CDS encoding pyridoxal phosphate-dependent aminotransferase has protein sequence MPAVKPILKSNKLLNVCYDIRGPVLEHAKRLEEEGHRIIKLNIGNLAAFGFDAPDEIIQDMILNLPGSSGYSDSKGVFAARKAIMHYAQQKGVQGVELDDIYIGNGASELIVMALQALLNDGDEVLLPAPDYPLWTAGVSLSGGTPVHYICDEANQWMPDPDDIRRKITPNTRALVVINPNNPTGALYSDALLLELIGIAREHGLIIFADEVYDKIIYDGKQHTALGALSDDVLTVTFNSLSKSYRSCGYRAGWMYISGLTGANRRRAKDYFEGLGILASMRLCPNVPGQYAIQTALGGYQSIQDLILPGGRLYRQRQVAYDLLTSIPGVTCVKPDAALYMFPRLDPKMYPIENDQQFILDLLLAERVLLVQGSGFNWKTPDHFRVVFLPNVDDLTDSINRIARFLDGYRKRHAA, from the coding sequence GTGCCTGCCGTGAAACCGATTCTCAAATCCAACAAGCTACTGAATGTCTGCTACGACATCCGCGGGCCCGTCCTCGAACACGCCAAACGGCTGGAAGAAGAAGGTCACCGGATTATCAAGCTGAACATTGGCAATCTGGCCGCGTTTGGCTTCGACGCTCCCGATGAAATCATCCAGGACATGATCCTGAATTTGCCCGGCTCGTCGGGGTATTCCGATTCCAAAGGGGTGTTCGCGGCGCGCAAGGCGATCATGCATTACGCCCAGCAAAAGGGTGTGCAAGGCGTTGAACTGGACGATATCTATATTGGCAACGGCGCGTCCGAACTGATCGTGATGGCGCTTCAGGCGTTGCTCAACGATGGTGATGAGGTCTTGCTGCCAGCGCCGGATTATCCGCTCTGGACCGCCGGAGTCAGCTTGTCGGGCGGCACGCCGGTGCACTACATCTGCGATGAAGCCAATCAGTGGATGCCCGACCCAGACGATATCCGCCGCAAGATCACACCGAACACTCGCGCGCTGGTCGTAATTAATCCGAATAATCCAACCGGCGCGCTGTATTCGGATGCGTTGCTGCTGGAACTGATCGGCATTGCCCGCGAACACGGCCTGATTATTTTTGCCGATGAGGTCTACGACAAGATCATCTACGACGGCAAGCAGCATACGGCGCTCGGCGCGCTGTCTGATGACGTGCTGACCGTCACGTTCAACAGTCTTTCCAAAAGCTACCGCTCATGCGGCTATCGGGCCGGCTGGATGTATATTTCCGGGCTGACCGGAGCCAACCGGCGGCGCGCTAAAGATTACTTTGAAGGGTTGGGCATTCTGGCGTCGATGCGCTTGTGTCCCAACGTGCCCGGCCAGTACGCGATTCAAACCGCGCTCGGCGGCTATCAGAGCATCCAGGACCTGATTCTTCCTGGCGGCCGGCTGTATCGTCAGCGCCAGGTCGCCTACGATCTGCTGACCTCGATTCCCGGTGTGACCTGCGTCAAACCCGATGCCGCGCTGTATATGTTTCCGCGGCTTGATCCGAAGATGTATCCGATTGAAAACGACCAGCAATTCATTCTTGATTTGCTGCTGGCCGAGCGTGTGTTGCTGGTGCAAGGCAGCGGCTTTAACTGGAAAACGCCGGATCATTTCCGCGTCGTGTTTTTGCCGAATGTCGATGATCTGACCGATTCGATCAACCGGATCGCACGCTTTCTCGATGGCTACCGCAAACGTCATGCGGCCTGA
- a CDS encoding homoserine dehydrogenase: MEPIKVGLLGFGTVGSGTFTVLRRNQEEIKRRAGRGIEIARIAVRQPAKALAALGDAASSVEVTDDFNAVVDDPSLDIVAEMIGGTGLARELVLRALANRKHVVTANKALLAVHGTEIFEAARANGVIVAFEAAVAGGIPIIKALREGLTANRIQYIAGIINGTTNYILSEMRDRGLDFATALKAAQELGYAEADPTFDIEGVDAAHKATIMSAIAFGVPVQFERAYVEGISQLAAIDIRYAEELGYRIKLLGIARRTEAGIELRVHPTLIPEKRLLANVEGAMNAVVVHGDAVGTTLYYGKGAGAEPTASAVVADLVDVTRLHTADPEHRVPHLAFQPDRLSSTPILPIEEIVSSYYLRLRVADVTGVLAGITRILADAGISIDALLQKESEQVDDHGKGETDIILLTHETVEKYVNAAIREIESLTTVVSKVTRLRMEALN; encoded by the coding sequence ATGGAACCAATCAAAGTGGGATTGCTGGGCTTTGGCACAGTGGGCAGCGGCACCTTCACGGTACTGCGCCGCAATCAGGAAGAAATTAAACGACGTGCGGGACGTGGCATCGAAATCGCCCGCATCGCCGTGCGCCAGCCCGCCAAAGCGCTTGCCGCACTGGGTGACGCGGCCAGCAGCGTGGAGGTAACGGACGATTTCAACGCCGTGGTCGACGATCCCTCGCTGGATATCGTCGCAGAGATGATCGGCGGCACCGGGCTTGCCCGCGAGCTGGTGTTGCGTGCGCTGGCCAATCGCAAGCATGTCGTGACCGCCAACAAGGCATTGCTCGCCGTGCATGGCACGGAGATTTTCGAAGCAGCGCGTGCCAATGGCGTGATAGTTGCATTTGAAGCGGCGGTGGCGGGTGGCATTCCGATCATCAAGGCGCTGCGCGAAGGCCTGACAGCTAACCGCATTCAGTACATCGCGGGCATTATCAACGGCACCACCAATTACATCCTCTCGGAGATGCGCGACCGCGGGCTGGATTTCGCCACCGCGCTCAAGGCCGCTCAGGAGCTGGGCTACGCCGAAGCCGATCCGACCTTCGATATCGAAGGGGTGGATGCCGCGCACAAGGCGACCATCATGAGCGCGATTGCGTTTGGGGTGCCGGTTCAATTCGAGCGCGCGTATGTCGAAGGGATCAGCCAACTGGCTGCGATCGACATTCGTTATGCCGAAGAGCTGGGGTATCGCATCAAGCTGCTGGGCATTGCCCGTCGCACGGAAGCAGGCATTGAACTGCGGGTCCACCCCACGCTGATCCCTGAAAAACGCCTGCTAGCCAATGTCGAAGGCGCGATGAATGCGGTCGTGGTGCATGGCGATGCGGTGGGCACGACGCTGTATTACGGCAAGGGCGCGGGCGCGGAGCCTACGGCGTCTGCGGTGGTAGCCGATCTGGTCGACGTTACCCGGCTGCATACCGCTGACCCGGAACACCGCGTGCCACACCTTGCGTTCCAGCCTGACCGTCTATCGAGCACGCCCATCCTGCCTATCGAAGAAATCGTCAGCAGCTACTACCTGCGTTTGCGGGTGGCGGATGTGACAGGCGTGCTCGCGGGCATTACCCGCATTCTTGCGGATGCCGGAATTTCGATTGATGCGTTGCTGCAAAAAGAGTCGGAGCAGGTTGACGATCACGGCAAGGGCGAAACCGACATTATTCTGCTCACGCATGAAACCGTCGAAAAGTACGTCAACGCGGCGATTCGTGAGATTGAGTCACTGACCACGGTGGTCTCAAAAGTGACGCGTTTGCGCATGGAAGCACTGAACTAG
- the moaE gene encoding molybdopterin synthase catalytic subunit MoaE — translation MTIRIQTDDFDLSAEVSALRAANPQAGAVACFVGVVRDLNDGSVVQSMALEHYPGMTERALANIADAARARWPGIDVLIVHRVGKLLPCDQIVLVATTAAHRGEAFASCEFVMDFLKTQAPFWKKEATDEGERWVDARLSDDTARERWGEMLAGGSATGPGQAKD, via the coding sequence ATGACAATCCGGATTCAGACCGATGACTTTGATCTCAGCGCTGAGGTCAGCGCGTTGCGGGCCGCTAATCCGCAGGCGGGTGCAGTGGCGTGTTTTGTTGGCGTGGTGCGAGACCTGAATGACGGCAGCGTGGTGCAGTCGATGGCACTGGAGCATTACCCGGGAATGACTGAACGGGCGCTGGCAAACATTGCCGATGCTGCGCGAGCACGCTGGCCAGGCATTGACGTGCTGATCGTGCACCGGGTCGGCAAGCTTTTGCCATGCGACCAGATCGTGCTGGTGGCGACGACTGCCGCGCACCGTGGCGAAGCGTTTGCCTCATGCGAATTCGTGATGGATTTTCTGAAGACGCAAGCGCCATTCTGGAAAAAGGAAGCGACTGATGAGGGGGAGCGCTGGGTCGATGCCAGGCTTAGCGATGACACCGCACGCGAGCGCTGGGGGGAGATGCTGGCAGGCGGTTCGGCAACGGGACCGGGCCAGGCCAAAGACTGA